Proteins encoded in a region of the Methanobacterium sp. genome:
- a CDS encoding GyrI-like domain-containing protein, translated as MKIEIKKIQKHQVAFILEKGSYEKIPKTLDEIVGWLMTKNVEIQMPIYGLYYNNPIDVSENQLQWEMGAAFVGDLEEEGRIKIKTVPDHLVVSTIFKGPFNEASSVYGALLEFAASNGYKIAGPVLESYLNNPDEVPESELLTEVQFPVVIK; from the coding sequence ATGAAAATTGAAATAAAAAAAATCCAAAAACATCAAGTGGCATTTATTTTGGAAAAGGGAAGTTATGAAAAAATTCCAAAAACCTTAGATGAAATTGTAGGATGGCTTATGACCAAAAATGTGGAGATCCAAATGCCCATATACGGTTTATACTACAATAATCCCATAGACGTATCTGAAAACCAGCTTCAATGGGAAATGGGAGCAGCTTTCGTAGGGGATTTGGAAGAGGAGGGAAGGATTAAAATCAAAACCGTTCCAGATCACCTTGTTGTATCTACTATATTCAAAGGCCCATTTAATGAGGCCAGTTCAGTTTATGGAGCTTTATTGGAATTTGCCGCCAGTAATGGTTATAAAATTGCAGGGCCAGTTCTTGAAAGTTATCTAAACAATCCAGATGAAGTACCTGAAAGTGAACTGTTAACTGAGGTGCAATTTCCAGTAGTAATAAAATAA
- a CDS encoding heavy metal translocating P-type ATPase yields the protein MDNSHPEHDMGHAMKNKPENEHDHHHMIIDFKRRFWICLILTVPILILSPHIQHIFGVHEVLRIAGDTYILFILSSIVYFYGGYPFFKGIYQELHSRNPGMMTLVAVAITTA from the coding sequence ATGGATAATTCTCATCCAGAGCATGACATGGGACATGCAATGAAAAACAAACCCGAAAATGAACATGATCATCACCATATGATCATTGATTTTAAGAGGCGATTCTGGATTTGTTTAATTTTAACAGTTCCTATACTTATTTTATCCCCTCATATTCAGCATATATTTGGTGTACATGAAGTTTTGAGGATTGCAGGTGATACATACATCCTTTTTATCTTATCATCAATTGTTTATTTTTATGGTGGTTATCCCTTTTTTAAGGGAATCTATCAGGAGCTTCATTCACGTAATCCGGGTATGATGACCTTAGTAGCAGTAGCAATTACTACTGC
- a CDS encoding MATE family efflux transporter, with the protein MNSNNSKKDIDQRIAMITGDPKRAIRVLSVPMMISMFLIMAYNLADSIWVAGLGPNALAALGFTNPLFFIVIGLGNGLAVGATSLIARCIGAKKKKSADNAAIHSIILTIVFSVFLTIITLIFLSEILLLMGAGETVGLATQYGQIVFGGLVLFMFSSMASGILRAEGDATRPMYAMAVTAILNIILDPIFIYYIGWGVRGAAWATIISASISCIVMVYWLFLKGDTYISFSTKDFRASWKVVKDILIVGLPASAESFVMSVLGVVLNLMLVISGGAVAVAVYTAGWRVVNMAMIIPIGLGTAAVTVSGAAYGARNYKNLSNALSYSTKLGVGIALVTATISYVFAENIACIFTYSAQSAFMAPSIASFLQVMFLFYLPVPLGINASSVFLGVGKGVTSLILTVLREVILISFFAYLFAFTLGFGSQGVWWGIVIGGGIGCIIAYVYAKIFVKRLKRS; encoded by the coding sequence ATGAACTCGAATAATTCAAAAAAAGATATAGATCAGCGCATCGCCATGATCACTGGAGACCCAAAAAGGGCCATAAGGGTACTTTCAGTGCCAATGATGATTTCAATGTTCCTTATCATGGCTTACAACCTTGCTGATAGTATATGGGTTGCTGGTCTTGGCCCTAATGCTCTGGCTGCACTGGGATTTACAAATCCCCTATTTTTCATAGTTATAGGATTAGGTAACGGCTTGGCAGTCGGTGCAACATCTTTAATTGCAAGATGCATAGGCGCTAAGAAGAAAAAAAGCGCTGATAACGCAGCAATACACTCCATAATTCTTACAATAGTGTTTTCAGTATTTTTAACAATAATCACTTTAATTTTTCTCAGCGAAATACTTTTATTGATGGGTGCCGGAGAAACAGTCGGATTAGCTACTCAGTATGGTCAAATTGTTTTCGGGGGACTCGTATTATTCATGTTCTCCAGTATGGCCTCTGGAATCCTTAGGGCGGAAGGGGATGCAACCCGGCCCATGTATGCCATGGCAGTTACCGCTATTTTGAACATAATACTTGATCCCATATTCATATATTACATTGGATGGGGAGTTAGAGGTGCTGCTTGGGCTACAATAATCTCTGCCAGCATTTCGTGTATCGTAATGGTGTATTGGTTATTTTTAAAAGGGGATACTTATATTTCATTCTCCACAAAAGATTTCAGAGCCAGTTGGAAGGTAGTTAAAGATATTTTAATTGTTGGCTTGCCTGCCAGTGCAGAATCTTTTGTCATGTCAGTTTTAGGAGTGGTTCTAAACCTAATGCTCGTTATTTCTGGGGGGGCAGTAGCTGTGGCTGTTTACACTGCCGGATGGAGAGTGGTTAACATGGCAATGATAATACCTATAGGACTAGGCACTGCAGCTGTAACGGTTTCTGGGGCCGCTTACGGGGCTAGAAATTATAAAAATCTCTCTAATGCACTTAGTTACTCTACTAAATTAGGAGTGGGTATTGCTTTAGTCACTGCCACAATTTCCTACGTATTTGCAGAAAACATAGCTTGTATATTTACTTATTCAGCTCAAAGTGCCTTTATGGCACCTTCAATTGCTTCATTCCTCCAGGTGATGTTCTTATTCTACCTTCCTGTTCCATTAGGAATTAATGCCAGTTCAGTATTTCTAGGAGTAGGTAAAGGAGTAACATCCCTAATACTAACTGTTTTAAGAGAAGTTATCCTCATATCATTCTTTGCTTACCTCTTTGCATTCACGCTAGGCTTTGGATCACAAGGAGTGTGGTGGGGAATAGTAATTGGGGGAGGAATTGGATGTATAATAGCTTATGTATATGCTAAGATATTTGTAAAACGTTTGAAACGAAGTTAA
- a CDS encoding peroxiredoxin, producing MENENNKGMPLLGDDFPKMTVQTTHGVIELPKHFSGKWFVLFSHPADFTPVCTTEFHAFQTLYDKFRALNCELIGLSVDQVFAHIKWEEWIKENLDVQIEFPVIADTGAVASAMGLIHPGKGTNTVRAVFIVDEKGKIRIILYYPQELGRNMDEILRAVKAMQIADKNSVAMPANWPDNKLIGDEVIIPPATDVKTSKERLEKAKTGEFACYDWWLCHKKL from the coding sequence ATGGAAAATGAAAACAATAAAGGAATGCCTCTTTTAGGGGATGACTTCCCAAAAATGACTGTGCAAACAACCCACGGAGTTATAGAACTTCCAAAACATTTCTCTGGAAAATGGTTTGTTCTTTTCAGCCATCCTGCTGATTTCACTCCAGTCTGTACCACCGAATTCCATGCGTTCCAGACTTTGTACGACAAGTTTAGAGCTTTAAACTGTGAACTAATTGGCCTTAGTGTGGACCAAGTCTTTGCTCATATTAAATGGGAAGAATGGATAAAAGAAAACTTAGATGTTCAGATCGAATTTCCAGTAATCGCAGATACAGGGGCAGTCGCCAGTGCCATGGGCCTAATTCATCCTGGAAAAGGGACTAACACTGTGAGAGCTGTTTTCATCGTTGATGAAAAGGGTAAAATTCGGATAATCCTTTATTATCCTCAAGAGTTAGGTAGAAACATGGATGAAATTCTAAGGGCTGTGAAAGCCATGCAGATAGCAGACAAAAACAGTGTGGCCATGCCTGCCAACTGGCCCGATAATAAACTAATTGGTGATGAAGTAATTATACCTCCGGCCACAGACGTTAAAACATCAAAAGAAAGGCTTGAAAAAGCTAAAACTGGTGAATTTGCTTGTTATGACTGGTGGCTCTGCCATAAAAAACTGTAA